A section of the Candidatus Methylomirabilis sp. genome encodes:
- a CDS encoding macro domain-containing protein gives MLEVIIQQGSLLVAEAAAIVNAANSQGWMGGGVAGAIKRAAGGAVEEEAVAAAPIPVGSAVVTSGGKTRFLGIVHAPTMERPAMRIPVANVEAAMRAALEAAEAKGFASLAVPGLGTGVGGVAKPAAAAAMCRVLRTFPARRLKRVILVDLDPGMVAAWRDAWAAAAAGRP, from the coding sequence ATGCTCGAGGTCATCATTCAGCAGGGGAGCCTGCTCGTCGCTGAGGCGGCGGCCATCGTGAACGCCGCCAACAGCCAGGGCTGGATGGGGGGTGGGGTGGCGGGCGCGATCAAGCGGGCCGCGGGGGGGGCGGTGGAGGAGGAGGCGGTGGCCGCCGCCCCCATCCCCGTGGGCTCGGCCGTCGTCACGTCCGGAGGGAAGACGCGCTTCCTCGGCATCGTCCACGCCCCGACGATGGAGCGGCCGGCCATGCGGATCCCGGTGGCGAACGTGGAGGCGGCCATGCGGGCCGCGCTCGAGGCGGCGGAGGCCAAGGGGTTTGCGTCGCTGGCCGTCCCCGGACTAGGGACGGGCGTGGGCGGTGTCGCGAAGCCCGCCGCCGCGGCCGCCATGTGCCGGGTCCTGCGGACCTTCCCGGCGAGACGCCTGAAGCGGGTGATCCTGGTGGACCTCGACCCCGGGATGGTGGCCGCCTGGCGGGATGCGTGGGCCGCGGCGGCGGCGGGCCGCCCGTGA
- a CDS encoding replication-associated recombination protein A produces the protein MAPLADRMRPRTLEEFVGQEHLLGEGKLLRVALARGSLPSLILWGPPGSGKTTLAFLIADALKAPLLPFSAVTAGIKEIKTVLTEADRQRRAGGGRVILFVDELHRFNKAQQDAFLPHVERGTILLIGATTENPSFEVVAPLLSRARVLMLTPLSEADLRAVIARALADPERGLGAVPRRLEEAAREHLVQQAAGDARAALNMLEVAADLLGPAGGTITLAIAEEAAQRRALLYDKAGEEHFNLISALHKSLRGSDPDASLYWLARMLAAGEDPLYLARRLVRFATEDIGTADPQALPVAVAAKEAYHFLGSPEGDLALAECVCYLATAPKSNAVYRAYGAAMEDVQRATAAPVPLHLRNPTTPLLGGLGYGKGYRYPHDAPEALTPQQYLPDPLVGRRYYEPTDRGFEAEIRRRLAAWRDALARQTGPGGRETAGGGKRAERAAEESGEPPARVRD, from the coding sequence ATGGCTCCCCTCGCCGACCGGATGCGCCCCCGCACGCTCGAGGAGTTCGTGGGGCAGGAGCACCTCCTGGGTGAGGGGAAGCTGCTCCGGGTGGCCCTGGCCCGGGGGAGCCTTCCCTCGCTCATCCTGTGGGGACCGCCGGGCTCCGGGAAGACCACCCTGGCCTTCCTGATCGCGGATGCCCTGAAGGCGCCGCTCCTGCCCTTCTCCGCCGTCACGGCCGGGATCAAAGAGATCAAAACGGTCCTGACCGAGGCGGACCGGCAGCGGCGCGCCGGAGGCGGGCGCGTCATCCTCTTCGTGGACGAGCTCCACCGGTTCAACAAGGCGCAACAGGATGCCTTCCTCCCCCACGTCGAGCGCGGGACCATCCTCCTCATTGGAGCCACCACGGAGAACCCGTCCTTCGAGGTGGTCGCCCCGCTCCTCTCCCGGGCCCGGGTCCTCATGCTCACCCCCCTTTCCGAGGCGGATCTGCGCGCGGTGATCGCGCGGGCCCTGGCGGATCCGGAGCGGGGGCTCGGGGCCGTCCCGCGGAGGTTGGAGGAGGCCGCCCGGGAGCACCTCGTGCAGCAGGCGGCGGGGGACGCCCGGGCCGCCCTGAACATGCTCGAGGTGGCGGCGGACCTGCTGGGACCGGCGGGGGGGACCATCACGCTCGCCATCGCCGAGGAGGCGGCGCAGCGGCGCGCCCTCCTCTACGACAAGGCCGGGGAGGAACACTTCAACCTCATCTCCGCGCTGCACAAGAGCCTCCGGGGAAGTGACCCGGACGCAAGCCTCTACTGGCTGGCGCGGATGCTGGCGGCCGGGGAGGACCCCCTCTACCTGGCCCGCCGCCTGGTCCGGTTCGCCACCGAGGACATCGGCACGGCCGACCCCCAGGCCCTTCCCGTGGCCGTGGCGGCGAAGGAGGCCTATCATTTCCTCGGTTCGCCGGAAGGGGACCTGGCGCTGGCCGAGTGCGTCTGCTATTTGGCGACCGCGCCCAAGAGCAATGCGGTCTACCGCGCCTACGGGGCGGCGATGGAGGATGTCCAGCGGGCGACGGCGGCGCCTGTCCCCCTGCACCTGCGCAACCCGACAACCCCGCTTCTCGGCGGCCTCGGCTACGGGAAGGGCTACCGCTACCCGCACGATGCGCCAGAGGCCCTGACCCCGCAGCAGTACCTCCCGGACCCGCTCGTGGGGCGCCGCTACTACGAGCCGACGGACCGGGGCTTCGAAGCGGAGATCCGGCGCCGCCTCGCGGCGTGGCGCGACGCGCTCGCGCGGCAAACCGGGCCCGGTGGGCGCGAGACCGCCGGAGGGGGCAAACGGGCCGAGCGCGCCGCCGAGGAGTCCGGGGAACCGCCGGCGCGCGTCCGGGATTAG
- a CDS encoding HU family DNA-binding protein, whose translation MTKADLAERMAKDAGITKKAAETALGSALKSIRDSLKKGRKVTLVGFGTFQVSRRAARNGRNPQTGRTIRIPAARVPRFKPGKEFKRAVR comes from the coding sequence ATGACCAAGGCAGATCTGGCGGAACGGATGGCCAAGGACGCGGGGATCACGAAGAAGGCGGCGGAGACGGCACTCGGTTCGGCGCTCAAGAGCATCCGGGACTCATTAAAGAAAGGGAGGAAGGTCACGCTGGTGGGATTCGGGACATTCCAGGTGTCCCGCCGCGCGGCCCGCAACGGCCGGAATCCCCAGACAGGCAGGACGATTCGAATCCCGGCCGCACGAGTCCCCCGGTTCAAGCCGGGGAAGGAATTCAAGCGCGCCGTGCGCTAG
- a CDS encoding DUF2914 domain-containing protein, giving the protein MQLVWRTVLSLLLVGLLLHPASAQQAPAPAPPAAPAAPAPMPALSVARDAVAANVMDREPQDPAEVFAPTIQTVYYFTEVRGAEAPTTITHRWSYQDQVMAEVRLEVGSSPWRTWSSKTILPEWTGTWKVEAVTEAGQVLASKNFTIQ; this is encoded by the coding sequence ATGCAACTGGTGTGGCGAACGGTACTCTCCCTGCTCCTGGTCGGGCTGTTGCTGCACCCGGCGTCGGCGCAGCAGGCCCCCGCCCCCGCGCCCCCCGCCGCACCCGCGGCTCCGGCTCCGATGCCCGCCCTCTCGGTGGCGCGGGACGCCGTGGCGGCCAACGTCATGGACCGGGAGCCCCAGGATCCTGCCGAGGTCTTCGCCCCGACGATCCAGACGGTCTACTACTTTACCGAAGTGCGCGGCGCAGAGGCGCCCACGACGATTACCCACCGGTGGTCCTATCAGGACCAGGTCATGGCGGAGGTGAGGCTCGAGGTGGGCAGCTCGCCCTGGCGGACCTGGAGCAGCAAGACGATCCTGCCCGAGTGGACCGGGACCTGGAAGGTGGAGGCCGTGACGGAGGCGGGTCAGGTCCTTGCCAGCAAGAACTTCACGATTCAATAA
- the pyrF gene encoding orotidine-5'-phosphate decarboxylase: MEPRRVIVALDMSDAALAARLLDRLDGLARFYKVGGQLFTAAGPEIVRAVRARGAEVFLDLKFHDIPTTVAGAIRSAAALDVAMLTVHAAGGRAMLAAAVEAAASRDGGRRPKVLAVTVLTSLSAVAAREEAGVARPLPEQVLHLARLAKAAGLDGAVASPQEVRALREALGKGFLLVTPGIRPTWAGRDDQVRVLAPREALEAGADYLVVGRPIAAAPDPRVALERLLAECGP, encoded by the coding sequence GTGGAGCCCCGGCGGGTCATCGTCGCCCTGGATATGTCCGACGCGGCGCTGGCCGCCCGGCTCCTGGATCGCCTCGATGGCCTGGCGCGCTTCTACAAGGTGGGGGGCCAGCTCTTCACGGCGGCCGGTCCCGAGATCGTCCGGGCCGTCCGGGCGCGGGGGGCGGAGGTCTTCCTCGACTTGAAGTTCCACGACATCCCCACGACGGTGGCCGGCGCGATCCGGAGCGCCGCCGCCCTGGACGTGGCCATGCTCACCGTCCACGCCGCGGGCGGGCGGGCGATGCTGGCCGCCGCGGTCGAGGCGGCGGCCAGCCGGGACGGCGGGCGGCGACCCAAGGTGCTGGCGGTCACCGTCCTCACGAGCCTCTCCGCGGTGGCCGCCCGCGAGGAGGCGGGCGTGGCCCGGCCGCTCCCCGAGCAGGTGCTCCACCTCGCCCGCCTGGCCAAGGCGGCCGGGCTCGACGGCGCGGTGGCTTCACCGCAGGAAGTCCGGGCGCTCCGGGAGGCCCTCGGGAAAGGCTTTCTGCTCGTGACCCCCGGGATCCGCCCCACGTGGGCGGGCCGGGACGATCAGGTGCGGGTCCTGGCCCCGCGGGAGGCCCTCGAGGCGGGAGCGGACTACCTGGTGGTGGGACGGCCGATCGCGGCGGCCCCGGACCCGCGGGTGGCTCTCGAGCGCCTCCTGGCAGAGTGCGGCCCCTGA
- a CDS encoding DoxX family protein produces MLSQMVRPWSPWAVVPLRVLVGIAFIGHGWPKLMNLGGATQFFGQVGIPLPGLFAPLVMILEVFGGAALALGLLTRWVALGYVIEMLVTTLYVKNPLVTKFIGGYELDVLFLATGLLFLLGGPGPCSLDRRFRLDP; encoded by the coding sequence ATGCTGAGCCAGATGGTCAGGCCCTGGTCCCCCTGGGCGGTCGTCCCCCTGCGGGTCCTCGTCGGGATCGCCTTCATCGGCCACGGGTGGCCCAAGCTGATGAACCTCGGAGGGGCCACGCAGTTCTTCGGCCAGGTGGGGATTCCCCTGCCCGGTCTGTTCGCGCCCCTCGTGATGATCCTGGAGGTGTTCGGCGGCGCCGCCCTGGCCCTCGGCCTCCTGACCCGCTGGGTCGCGCTCGGATACGTCATCGAGATGTTGGTGACCACCCTGTACGTAAAGAACCCTCTTGTCACGAAGTTCATCGGTGGCTACGAACTCGACGTGCTGTTCCTGGCGACAGGGCTCCTGTTCCTCCTGGGCGGGCCTGGCCCCTGCTCCCTCGACCGCCGGTTCCGTCTCGATCCGTAA